In Rutidosis leptorrhynchoides isolate AG116_Rl617_1_P2 chromosome 2, CSIRO_AGI_Rlap_v1, whole genome shotgun sequence, one genomic interval encodes:
- the LOC139888326 gene encoding uncharacterized protein — MDQIKRGCHTDIPGLIGNYLLGIATDARRDKPLLGGHYITRIARHFNIDLNCLIECDHAMKPLKKDSYVNAEILMYDGNRHLVPFVAGGASGSGANYFRIFGCVCYVLNDEENLGKFDVRGDEAIFICYSQDRVAYHVYNRRTRIIKESTNVKFDEMSGMVLGHNGSRPGLNSDPHFRHVPLATSDDLDVLFEPIIPPMSSNPTVPSEPALPESITISSYTPAVMGESPSNESNSSEFLLLDDLDTRVSYSNNAPIFNSHPPAVESSPLESSEDTPSNETDTRSLDAANPPILSTEQNADTLVPLWEENATYPTDNTERSGSSSSSHTVSSLNDESTTPLPHSMKWTADHPIHQIIGDRDAPVHTRKASNNECLFAAFLSTIEPKTAFEALQDPDCIIIRNKACLVAKGYRQQEGIDYDETFAPVARLEAIRLFLSYAAHKRFTVYQMDVKTAFLNGILQEEVYVSQPEGFVDSKRPNHVYLLSKALYGLKQAPTV; from the exons atggatcaaataaaaagGGGTTGTCACACCGATATACCGGGGTTAATTGGGAACTATTTGCTGGGTATAGCTACGGATGCGCGAAGAGACAAACCGCTTCTAGGGGGCCACTACATTACACGGATTGCCcgtcactttaatattgatcttaatTGCCTCATAGAATGTGACCATGCAATGAAACCCTTGAAAAAGGATTCTTATGTTAACGCCGAGATTTTGATGTACGATGGAAATAggcatttggtaccttttgtggcaggtggcgcgagtggtagtggcgCGAAT TACTTTCGCATATTTGGATGCGTGTGCTATGTTCTAAACGACGAGGAAAACCTTGGAAAGTTTGATGTTCGCGGTGATGAAGCAATATTTATTTGCTACTCTCAAGATCGTGTGGCATATCATGTTTATAATCGTCGAACTCGAATCATTAAAGAAAGCACCAATGTCAAGTTTGATGAGATGTCTGGAATGGTTCTTGGTCATAACGGCTCTCGCCCTGGACTCAATTCTGATCCTCACTTCCGACATGTTCCACTGGCCACCTCTGATGATCTAGATGTGTTGTTTGAACCCATCATCCCTCCAATGTCGTCAAACCCCACGGTACCCTCTGAACCGGCTCTCCCCGAATCAATCACAATCAGTTCCTATACTCCAGCGGTCATGGGCGAATCACCATCCAACGAAAGTAATTCCTCCGAATTTCTTCTTCTAGATGACCTTGACACTAGAGTGTCTTACTCAAACAACGCTCCCATTTTCAACTCTCATCCTCCAGCTGTTGAATCGTCTCCTCTCGAATCTAGTGAAGATACTCCTTCAAATGAAACAGATACTAGGTCTCTAGATGCTGCAAACCCTCCCATACTTTCCACCGAACAAAATGCAGATACCCTTGTTCCTCTGTGGGAAGAAAATGCCACCTACCCTACTGACAACACTGAACGTTCTGGATCCTCATCTTCCTCGCATACCGTCTCCTCTCTTAATGATGAATCTACTACACCTCTTCCACATTCCATGAAATGGACTGCGGATCATCCAATTCATCAAATCATTGGTGATCGAGACGCTCCCGTCCACACTCGCAAGGCTTCCAACAATGAATGCCTCTTCGCTGCCTTTCTGAGCACGATCGAACCTAAAACTGCCTTTGAGGCCCTCCAAGATCCCGACTG CATCATCATTCGTAACAAAGCATGTCTTGTAGCAAAAGGATACAGACAACAAGAAGGAATTGACTACGACGAAACATTTGCTCCTGTGGCTCGATTAGAAGCCATCCGTCTATTTCTTTCATATGCTGCTCACAAGCGATTCACCGTTTATCAAATGGACGTAAAAACTGCCTTTCTGAACGGCATTCTTCAAGAAGAGGTCTATGTCAGTCAACCTGAAGGTTTCGTAGACTCCAAACGCCCCAACCACGTGTATCTCCTTTCCAAGGCTCTTTATGGTCTAAAACAGGCGCCCacggtgtaa